One Peribacillus simplex NBRC 15720 = DSM 1321 genomic region harbors:
- a CDS encoding phospho-sugar mutase, which yields MDWKSVYTIWTSYRNLDNEMRLMLEEMKDDEIVLEDAFYKNLEFGTGGMRGEIGPGTNRMNIYTVRKATVGLAEYIQSFGNEAKSRGVVIAYDSRHKSPEFALEAAKALATKGIKAYLFDELRPTPQLSFSVRKLSAFAGIVITASHNPPEYNGYKVYGSDGAQLPPEAADQVINYVNAIESELSIVVEEEEILKDRGLIQIIGEELDTAYNEHLLTIPEDPKLADEIDVKLVFTPLHGTANKSVKRALHDLGYRNVHIVKEQEMPDANFPTVKVPNPEEHAAFELAIALGNRVDADLLIATDPDADRLGISVKNNAGDYVVLTGNQTGALFLDYLISQKQKKGTLPENGVVLKTIVTSEIGRAISEQNGLKAVDVLTGFKFIAEKINEYHTSGEHSFLFGYEESYGYLIKDFARDKDAIQATILAVEVCAYYKKQGKTMYEGLLDVFDKYGYYLEDLRSLTLKGMEGAKQIQAILNEFRENPPDQISGHQVVVQEDYLSSKKYMFGTNREEDIKLPKSNVLKYFLEDGTWVCLRPSGTEPKIKFYFGVQGSSMKEAKGKLSAVMKDFMRRINNML from the coding sequence TTGGACTGGAAGTCTGTATATACTATTTGGACAAGTTACAGAAATTTAGATAATGAAATGCGTTTAATGCTTGAAGAAATGAAGGATGATGAGATAGTTTTGGAAGACGCCTTTTATAAAAATTTGGAATTCGGGACGGGTGGTATGCGAGGGGAAATTGGTCCAGGTACGAATAGGATGAACATTTATACCGTGCGAAAAGCGACTGTAGGACTTGCTGAGTATATTCAATCGTTTGGAAACGAGGCAAAATCCAGAGGAGTCGTAATTGCTTACGATTCAAGACATAAGTCTCCCGAATTTGCATTGGAAGCAGCCAAGGCTTTGGCAACAAAGGGAATTAAAGCTTATTTATTTGATGAATTACGGCCTACCCCACAGCTCTCTTTTTCCGTACGTAAGCTAAGTGCCTTTGCCGGTATCGTCATTACAGCAAGCCATAATCCGCCTGAATATAATGGGTATAAAGTGTACGGATCAGACGGGGCACAGCTACCTCCCGAAGCGGCGGATCAAGTCATTAATTACGTGAACGCGATTGAAAGTGAGCTTTCGATTGTAGTGGAGGAAGAAGAAATCCTAAAGGACAGAGGGCTCATTCAAATCATTGGGGAGGAGCTGGATACTGCTTATAATGAGCATTTGCTCACTATTCCGGAAGATCCAAAGTTAGCAGATGAAATCGATGTAAAGCTTGTGTTTACACCGCTCCATGGTACAGCTAATAAATCAGTAAAACGTGCTTTGCATGATCTAGGATATCGAAATGTCCATATTGTTAAAGAACAGGAAATGCCCGATGCTAACTTTCCTACTGTTAAAGTGCCTAATCCAGAGGAACATGCTGCTTTTGAATTGGCCATCGCGCTAGGAAACCGTGTCGATGCTGATTTATTGATTGCCACCGATCCGGATGCGGATAGGCTCGGAATTAGCGTGAAGAATAATGCTGGAGATTATGTCGTATTAACAGGCAACCAAACAGGAGCTCTCTTTTTAGATTATTTAATTTCACAAAAACAAAAGAAAGGGACCCTTCCTGAAAACGGAGTCGTATTAAAGACCATCGTAACTTCAGAAATAGGACGGGCGATTTCTGAGCAAAATGGTTTAAAAGCCGTAGATGTTTTAACTGGATTTAAATTCATTGCTGAAAAAATCAATGAATACCACACAAGTGGAGAACATTCTTTCCTGTTTGGCTATGAAGAAAGCTATGGATATCTAATCAAAGATTTTGCTCGTGATAAGGATGCCATACAGGCTACTATTCTGGCAGTGGAAGTCTGTGCCTATTACAAAAAGCAAGGTAAAACGATGTACGAAGGTTTACTGGATGTATTCGATAAATATGGATATTACTTGGAAGATTTACGATCGTTGACTTTAAAAGGAATGGAAGGTGCGAAGCAAATTCAAGCGATTCTCAATGAATTCCGGGAAAATCCACCAGATCAAATCTCTGGTCATCAAGTAGTGGTTCAAGAGGATTATCTAAGCAGTAAAAAATACATGTTTGGGACAAATAGGGAAGAAGACATCAAGCTCCCAAAGTCGAACGTATTAAAATACTTTCTTGAAGATGGGACATGGGTATGTTTACGACCTTCGGGAACAGAACCTAAAATTAAATTTTATTTCGGTGTTCAAGGAAGCTCGATGAAGGAAGCTAAAGGGAAATTATCCGCCGTTATGAAAGACTTTATGAGAAGAATCAATAATATGCTTTAA
- a CDS encoding glycosyltransferase codes for MRTIAYFVSENIKTHQRFIYNQIVKISNYRSIVIGPFDNTNHTEFPFENYYNINKIKDLENFFKEQDIIAIHAHHGKHGQEILPVCEKYNIPLIVSIRGRDGSDRPEIFKKNAERYSSLIKHGAHFFSVCQYLAEGLRNLGIPDEKINVLYGGIELDLFAYSTPILPKEGEIRVLSVGRLVDKKGFVTLIKAFNRIYTQYPNARLHIIGAGEDEKKIKSVITEFHLKDVVILRGAMDSKQVSSELKKAHIFCLASQTAKNGDIEGIPNALKEAMASGLPVVSTQHAGIPELIEHQRTGYLAPEKNDIELAKGIQFFLEHPEIWIDYTERARKVIEEKFDVNKQIIEQQSLYSLVNTMKTETETETKTETKTEETETETETETETEETKKKKRNRKNKSSKGN; via the coding sequence AGTAACTATCGCTCAATCGTAATCGGCCCATTCGACAATACCAACCATACAGAATTTCCCTTTGAAAACTACTATAATATAAACAAGATTAAAGATCTAGAAAATTTCTTCAAAGAACAAGATATCATAGCCATTCATGCTCATCACGGAAAACACGGACAAGAAATTTTACCTGTTTGTGAAAAATATAATATCCCTTTGATTGTTAGCATTAGAGGACGTGATGGTTCTGACAGACCAGAAATTTTCAAAAAAAATGCTGAGCGATATTCATCATTAATTAAACATGGTGCACACTTTTTTTCTGTTTGCCAATATCTTGCAGAAGGATTAAGAAATTTAGGAATTCCAGATGAAAAAATTAATGTGTTATATGGTGGTATCGAATTAGATCTTTTCGCCTATTCTACCCCAATTCTTCCTAAAGAAGGCGAAATAAGAGTTTTATCTGTAGGTAGACTTGTAGACAAAAAAGGATTTGTTACTCTTATAAAAGCATTTAATCGGATTTATACACAATATCCAAATGCTAGACTGCATATTATTGGAGCAGGTGAAGATGAGAAAAAAATTAAATCGGTCATTACAGAATTTCACCTTAAAGATGTTGTAATTCTTAGAGGAGCTATGGATTCAAAACAAGTTTCGAGCGAATTGAAAAAAGCTCATATCTTTTGTCTTGCAAGTCAGACTGCTAAAAATGGTGATATCGAAGGCATTCCTAATGCCTTAAAAGAAGCAATGGCTAGCGGTTTACCTGTCGTTTCCACTCAACATGCGGGAATCCCTGAATTAATTGAACACCAGAGAACAGGATACCTAGCTCCAGAAAAAAATGATATTGAGTTAGCGAAAGGCATACAATTCTTTTTAGAACATCCAGAGATTTGGATCGACTATACGGAAAGAGCACGGAAAGTCATTGAAGAAAAATTTGATGTCAATAAACAAATTATTGAGCAACAAAGTTTATATTCTCTCGTTAATACAATGAAAACGGAAACGGAAACGGAAACGAAAACGGAAACGAAAACGGAGGAAACGGAAACGGAAACGGAAACGGAAACGGAAACGGAGGAAACGAAAAAGAAAAAAAGAAATAGAAAAAATAAATCAAGTAAGGGAAATTAA